In one Antennarius striatus isolate MH-2024 chromosome 1, ASM4005453v1, whole genome shotgun sequence genomic region, the following are encoded:
- the LOC137600241 gene encoding ankyrin repeat and BTB/POZ domain-containing protein 2-like, which translates to MSSGSTARLRGKSARCGLVLSVGRFFRWMVETRVSVRVHEYAAISLAACVESLMEEVARRALRAASVTPEEEEAAAAAARTVTAELLDGSVKKDAELWGLLQGYEHLTGGKNAHGGLSLPATVRDDPYIQLELRTLEQELLTPHVGSISELSDLVSRATRHMQRLGSCSRPTSPASSANQLSWSPDALQTLYYFLSSPQVEPLETPTLNKDRAPLLLPPLMEWIRVAVVHAEHRRSLLVDSDDVRQTARQLLPGLDCEPRQLKCDCNFRSCKGLDANAASTRFRLDLGFRMLSCGRADLVQRAAELLGAEGVDAMNDQGMTPLMYASAAGDEALVQTLIEAGAHLDLQVSGCSAHHPSVHPGSRHWAALTFAVLHSHLSVAQLLLEAGSDVEGGAGLDCGGHSAETPLQLAAAAGDYEMVSLLLRHGADPLLRVHHGNSLSPPLHEDMNCFSYAAAHGHRNVVRKLQQQMHHGTEDILSLEEILAEGVEDEEGRASCLAPPSPAPRRRRARMNALQQASYHSAEHGFLDVTLELREMGVPWSLHVWVESLRRARQLGRGNVVTTLLAEFLAVETDNDAAAELLSTGVPLLFRMLETNQDYLTTRRLAAVISHCYGSPVPPVPPMDVSLSTQLDVHFLNNPEMSDVTFLVDGRPFYAHRVLLLSASDRFRQMLSGAPDDIIHISHMTYSTFQMMMESLYCGGTEGPTVSHADAMKLLPLASFFQLRVLIRCCEVKLSGHLTLENAVSVYQTAKRHGAAELCRFCEGFFLKNMEWLLEQDRFHRLLMGGARQEAEPQDGGPPGLLEVLETTLIQRVSSLHST; encoded by the exons ATGAGCTCCGGGTCCACCGCGCGGCTGCGCGGCAAGTCCGCGCGGTGCGGGCTGGTTCTGTCCGTGGGACGGTTCTTCAGGTGGATGGTGGAGACGCGCGTGTCGGTGCGCGTGCACGAGTACGCCGCGATCAGCCTGGCGGCCTGCGTGGAGAGTCTGATGGAGGAGGTGGCCCGACGGGCGCTGCGGGCGGCAAGCGTGACgcccgaggaggaggaagcggcggcggcggcggcgcgcaCGGTGACCGCGGAGCTGCTGGACGGAAGCGTCAAGAAGGACGCGGAGCTGTGGGGGCTGCTGCAGGGGTACGAGCACCTGACCGGGGGCAAGAACGCTCACG gtgggCTGTCGCTACCGGCCACCGTCAGGGACGACCCCTACATCCAGTTGGAGCTGAGGACCCTGGAGCAGGAGCTCCTCACCCCCCATGTGGGCAGCATCAGTGAgctca GTGATCTGGTGTCTCGGGCGACGCGCCACATGCAGCGTCTGGGCAGCTGCAGCCGGCCcacaagccccgcctcctcagccaatcagctgtcttGGTCGCCAGACGCCCTTCAGACGCTCTACTACTTCCTGTCCAGCCCACAGGTGGAGCCTCTGGAGACCCCGACCCTGAATAAAGACAG GGCCCCTttgctcctccctcctctcatGGAGTGGATCAGAGTCGCCGTCGTACACGCTGAGCATCGCCGCAGCCTATTGGTGGACAGCGATGACGTCAGACAGACGGCCAGGCAGCTCCTCCCGGGATTGGACTGCGAGCCCAGACAGTTAAA GTGCGACTGCAACTTCCGGTCCTGTAAGGGTTTGGATGCTAACGCCGCTTCCACCCGCTTCCGGCTGGACCTGGGCTTCAGGATGCTCTCGTGTGGCCGAGCCGATCTGGTCCAGCGGGCCGCCGAGCTGCTGGGGGCCGAGGGCGTGGACGCCATGAACGACCAG GGCATGACTCCGCTGATGTACGCTTCCGCGGCTGGCGATGAAGCTCTGGTTCAGACGCTCATTGAGGCCGGCGCTCACCTGGACCTGCAG gtctCAGGATGCTCCGCCCATCACCCTTCAGTTCACCCCGGCAGCCGGCACTGGGCGGCACTGACGTTTGCCGTGCTGCACAGTCACCTGTCGGTAGCTCAG ctgctgctggaggcgggCTCTGACGTGGAGGGCGGAGCCGGGCTGGACTGCGGGGGACACTCCGCCGAGACACCACTGCAGCTCGCCGCTGCCGCAG GCGACTACGAGATGGTGAGTCTGCTGCTGCGCCACGGCGCCGACCCGCTGCTCAgagtgcatcatgggaactCGCTGTCGCCGCCATTGCACGAGGACATGAACTGCTTCAGCTACGCCGCGGCGCACGGACAcag GAACGTCGTCcggaagctgcagcagcagatgcaTCATGGGACGGAGGACATCCTGTCTCTGGAGGAGATCCTGGCTGAAGGGGTGGAGGACGAGGAGGGCAGAGCTTCCTGTCTGGCCCCGCCCAGCCCGGCCCCCCGGCGGCGGCGGGCGAGGATGAACGCCCTGCAGCAGGCGTCCTATCACAGCGCCGAGCACGGGTTCCTGGACGTCACCCTGGAGCTCAGGGAGATGG GTGTTCCCTGGAGCCTCCACGTGTGGGTGGAGTCTCTACGGCGCGCCCGACAGCTGGGCAGAGGCAACGTCGTCACCACCCTCCTCGCCGAGTTCCTCGCCGTCGAGACGGACAACGACGCCGCCGCCGAGCTGCTCTCCACGGGCGTCCCGCTGCTGTTCAGGATGCTGGAAACCAATCAG GACTACCTGACGACGCGCCGGCTGGCGGCGGTGATCTCTCACTGCTACGGATCTCCGGTTCCCCCCGTCCCGCCGATGGACGTCAGTCTGTCCACTCAGCTAG ATGTCCACTTCCTGAACAACCCGGAGATGTCAGACGTGACGTTCTTGGTGGACGGACGTCCGTTCTACGCCCACCGGGTTCTGCTGCTGTCGGCGTCTGATCG GTTTCGACAGATGCTCAGCGGCgctcctgatgacatcatccacatcagtcacatgacctACAGCACGTTCCAG ATGATGATGGAGTCTCTGTACTGTGGGGGAACCGAAGGACCGACCGTCTCTCACGCCGACGCCATGAAG CTGCTGCCGTTAGCCTCGTTCTTCCAGCTCAGAGTTCTGATCCGGTGCTGCGAGGTGAAGCTGTCAGGTCACCTGACGCTGGAGAACGCCGTCAGCGTCTACCAGACCGCCAAG cgCCACGGCGCCGCGGAGCTCTGCAGGTTCTGTGAAGGGTTCTTCCTAAAGAACATGGAGTGGCTCCTGGAACAGGACCGGTTCCACCGCCTGCTGATGGGCGGAGCcaggcaggaggcggagcctcaggATGGCGGGCCGCCGGGTCTGCTAGAGGTTTTAGAAACAACGTTAATCCAGAGAGTTTCCTCCCTCCACTCCACATGA
- the LOC137600251 gene encoding USP6 N-terminal-like protein isoform X1 translates to MKKDVETLVAEERAAIILKYATGRQAGVEVDPWEEPDYSIYRVIDRFGFMHEDELPAPTPYEEKRKQVEVERTEKWLKMMKRWDKYRNSDRVRHTHTHTHTHTRTHTLIRRHTHTHTHTHTHTHTHTHTLIRRHTHSGSYLQMVKRVYKGLPLQLRGRAWMLMLDVDRTKDQNRGTYEEMKLRARLSSSEIKQIDLDINRTFRNHIMFMDRFGVKQQSLFHVLSAYSVYNPEVSYCQGMSQVAALLLMFMNEEDAFWALSQLLTNHKHAMHGFFVPGFPKLQRFQAHHDQIVTKLLPKLKKHLDREQMSAGIYSTKWFLQCFIDRTPFSLTLRLWDIFILEGERLLTAMSYTVLKVHKKRLMKMPLEELREFLQERISHTFLHGDDVIVEQLQASMMELRKMKLDLPPPGKEESPHRLLSPIGPLPGAPSSAGGLTRLHIRAPRPGSPDQSPSKDPQDLDEEEPPPSPDPVIIHRQAPPTPDGSPLTGPPPYQPPGVRAVSPVATSDSPSAVTDDDQPTSCTVPRSQSAPPPDRHQDRPLVQNQNQEGGETLREGSTTVEG, encoded by the exons ATGAAGAAGGACGTGGAGACTCTGGTGGCCGAGGAGCGCGCCGCCATCATCCTGAAGTACGCCACG GGCCGACAGGCCGGCGTGGAGGTCGACCCGTGGGAAGAACCCGACTACAGCATCTACCGAGTCATCGACCGCTTCGGCTTCATGCA TGAGGATGAGCTGCCGGCGCCGACGCCATACGAGGAAAAG AGGaagcaggtggaggtggagagaaCCGagaagtggctgaagatgatgaagaggtggGACAAGTACCGGAACAGCGACAgggttagacacacacacacacacacacacacacacacacgcacacacacactgatacgcagacacacacacacacacacacacacacacacacacacacacacacacacacacacactgatacgcagacacacacactctggttcTTACCTTCAGATGGTGAAGCGGGTCTACAAGGGCCTCCCCCTGCAGCTCCGGGGCCGGGCCTGGATGCTGATGCTGGACGTGGACCGGACCAAAGACCAGAACCGGGGGACGTACGAG GAGATGAAGCTTCGGGCCCGACTCTCCTCGTCTGAGATCAAGCAGATCGACCTGGACATCAACCGGACCTTCAGGAACCACATCATGTTCATGGACCGCTTCGGAGTCAA GCAGCAGTCTCTCTTCCACGTCCTCTCGGCGTATTCGGTCTACAATCCG GAGGTGAGCTACTGCCAGGGGATGAGTCAGGTCGCCGCCCTGCTGCTGATGTTCATGAACGAGGAAGACGCCTTCTGGGCGCTGTCGCAGCTGCTAACCAATCACAAACACGCCATGCACG GGTTTTTTGTTCCCGGGTTCCCAAAGCTCCAGCGGTTCCAGGCGCACCACGATCAGATCGTCACCAAACTCCTCCCCAAGCTGAAGAAGCACCtg GACAGGGAGCAGATGTCTGCCGGGATCTACAGCACCAAGTGGTTCCTGCAGTGCTTCATCGACCGG ACGCCGTTTTCGCTGACGCTCCGCCTCTGGGACATCTTCATCCTGGAGGGCGAGAGGCTCCTCACCGCCATGTCCTACACCGTCCTGAAGGTCCACAAGA AGCGCCTGATGAAGATGCCTCTGGAGGAGCTCAGGGAGTTCCTGCAGGAGAGGATCTCCCACACCTTCCTCCACGGCGACGACGTGATCGTGGAGCAGCTGCAGGCCTCCATGATGGaactgaggaagatgaagctggACCTTCCTCCCCCAG GGAAGGAGGAGTCTCCTCATAGGCTGCTGAGTCCCATCGGACCCCTCCCGGGGGCGCCGTCCTCCGCTGGGGGGTTAACCCGCCTCCACATCAGGGCCCCCCGGCCCGGATCCCCCGACCAGAGCCCCTCTAAAGACCCCCAGGACCTGGACGAAGAGGAGCCTCCTCCGTCCCCCGACCCCGTCATCATCCACCGCCAGGCGCCGCCCACCCCAGACGGGTCACCGCTGACGGGGCCCCCGCCCTACCAGCCCCCGGGGGTCCGAGCAGTTTCACCCGTCGCCACAAGTGATTCCCCCTCAGCCGTCACCGACGACGACCAACCCACCTCCTGCACGGTCCCGAGGAGCCAGTCGGCTCCGCCCCCGGACCGCCACCAGGACCGCCCCCtggtccagaaccagaaccaagaGGGGGGTGAAACATTGCGGGAGGGGTCGACCACAGTGGAGGGGTGA
- the LOC137600251 gene encoding USP6 N-terminal-like protein isoform X4 — protein sequence MKKDVETLVAEERAAIILKYATGRQAGVEVDPWEEPDYSIYRVIDRFGFMHEDELPAPTPYEEKRKQVEVERTEKWLKMMKRWDKYRNSDRMVKRVYKGLPLQLRGRAWMLMLDVDRTKDQNRGTYEMKLRARLSSSEIKQIDLDINRTFRNHIMFMDRFGVKQQSLFHVLSAYSVYNPEVSYCQGMSQVAALLLMFMNEEDAFWALSQLLTNHKHAMHGFFVPGFPKLQRFQAHHDQIVTKLLPKLKKHLDREQMSAGIYSTKWFLQCFIDRTPFSLTLRLWDIFILEGERLLTAMSYTVLKVHKKRLMKMPLEELREFLQERISHTFLHGDDVIVEQLQASMMELRKMKLDLPPPGKEESPHRLLSPIGPLPGAPSSAGGLTRLHIRAPRPGSPDQSPSKDPQDLDEEEPPPSPDPVIIHRQAPPTPDGSPLTGPPPYQPPGVRAVSPVATSDSPSAVTDDDQPTSCTVPRSQSAPPPDRHQDRPLVQNQNQEGGETLREGSTTVEG from the exons ATGAAGAAGGACGTGGAGACTCTGGTGGCCGAGGAGCGCGCCGCCATCATCCTGAAGTACGCCACG GGCCGACAGGCCGGCGTGGAGGTCGACCCGTGGGAAGAACCCGACTACAGCATCTACCGAGTCATCGACCGCTTCGGCTTCATGCA TGAGGATGAGCTGCCGGCGCCGACGCCATACGAGGAAAAG AGGaagcaggtggaggtggagagaaCCGagaagtggctgaagatgatgaagaggtggGACAAGTACCGGAACAGCGACAgg ATGGTGAAGCGGGTCTACAAGGGCCTCCCCCTGCAGCTCCGGGGCCGGGCCTGGATGCTGATGCTGGACGTGGACCGGACCAAAGACCAGAACCGGGGGACGTACGAG ATGAAGCTTCGGGCCCGACTCTCCTCGTCTGAGATCAAGCAGATCGACCTGGACATCAACCGGACCTTCAGGAACCACATCATGTTCATGGACCGCTTCGGAGTCAA GCAGCAGTCTCTCTTCCACGTCCTCTCGGCGTATTCGGTCTACAATCCG GAGGTGAGCTACTGCCAGGGGATGAGTCAGGTCGCCGCCCTGCTGCTGATGTTCATGAACGAGGAAGACGCCTTCTGGGCGCTGTCGCAGCTGCTAACCAATCACAAACACGCCATGCACG GGTTTTTTGTTCCCGGGTTCCCAAAGCTCCAGCGGTTCCAGGCGCACCACGATCAGATCGTCACCAAACTCCTCCCCAAGCTGAAGAAGCACCtg GACAGGGAGCAGATGTCTGCCGGGATCTACAGCACCAAGTGGTTCCTGCAGTGCTTCATCGACCGG ACGCCGTTTTCGCTGACGCTCCGCCTCTGGGACATCTTCATCCTGGAGGGCGAGAGGCTCCTCACCGCCATGTCCTACACCGTCCTGAAGGTCCACAAGA AGCGCCTGATGAAGATGCCTCTGGAGGAGCTCAGGGAGTTCCTGCAGGAGAGGATCTCCCACACCTTCCTCCACGGCGACGACGTGATCGTGGAGCAGCTGCAGGCCTCCATGATGGaactgaggaagatgaagctggACCTTCCTCCCCCAG GGAAGGAGGAGTCTCCTCATAGGCTGCTGAGTCCCATCGGACCCCTCCCGGGGGCGCCGTCCTCCGCTGGGGGGTTAACCCGCCTCCACATCAGGGCCCCCCGGCCCGGATCCCCCGACCAGAGCCCCTCTAAAGACCCCCAGGACCTGGACGAAGAGGAGCCTCCTCCGTCCCCCGACCCCGTCATCATCCACCGCCAGGCGCCGCCCACCCCAGACGGGTCACCGCTGACGGGGCCCCCGCCCTACCAGCCCCCGGGGGTCCGAGCAGTTTCACCCGTCGCCACAAGTGATTCCCCCTCAGCCGTCACCGACGACGACCAACCCACCTCCTGCACGGTCCCGAGGAGCCAGTCGGCTCCGCCCCCGGACCGCCACCAGGACCGCCCCCtggtccagaaccagaaccaagaGGGGGGTGAAACATTGCGGGAGGGGTCGACCACAGTGGAGGGGTGA
- the LOC137600251 gene encoding USP6 N-terminal-like protein isoform X3 codes for MKKDVETLVAEERAAIILKYATGRQAGVEVDPWEEPDYSIYRVIDRFGFMHEDELPAPTPYEEKRKQVEVERTEKWLKMMKRWDKYRNSDRMVKRVYKGLPLQLRGRAWMLMLDVDRTKDQNRGTYEEMKLRARLSSSEIKQIDLDINRTFRNHIMFMDRFGVKQQSLFHVLSAYSVYNPEVSYCQGMSQVAALLLMFMNEEDAFWALSQLLTNHKHAMHGFFVPGFPKLQRFQAHHDQIVTKLLPKLKKHLDREQMSAGIYSTKWFLQCFIDRTPFSLTLRLWDIFILEGERLLTAMSYTVLKVHKKRLMKMPLEELREFLQERISHTFLHGDDVIVEQLQASMMELRKMKLDLPPPGKEESPHRLLSPIGPLPGAPSSAGGLTRLHIRAPRPGSPDQSPSKDPQDLDEEEPPPSPDPVIIHRQAPPTPDGSPLTGPPPYQPPGVRAVSPVATSDSPSAVTDDDQPTSCTVPRSQSAPPPDRHQDRPLVQNQNQEGGETLREGSTTVEG; via the exons ATGAAGAAGGACGTGGAGACTCTGGTGGCCGAGGAGCGCGCCGCCATCATCCTGAAGTACGCCACG GGCCGACAGGCCGGCGTGGAGGTCGACCCGTGGGAAGAACCCGACTACAGCATCTACCGAGTCATCGACCGCTTCGGCTTCATGCA TGAGGATGAGCTGCCGGCGCCGACGCCATACGAGGAAAAG AGGaagcaggtggaggtggagagaaCCGagaagtggctgaagatgatgaagaggtggGACAAGTACCGGAACAGCGACAgg ATGGTGAAGCGGGTCTACAAGGGCCTCCCCCTGCAGCTCCGGGGCCGGGCCTGGATGCTGATGCTGGACGTGGACCGGACCAAAGACCAGAACCGGGGGACGTACGAG GAGATGAAGCTTCGGGCCCGACTCTCCTCGTCTGAGATCAAGCAGATCGACCTGGACATCAACCGGACCTTCAGGAACCACATCATGTTCATGGACCGCTTCGGAGTCAA GCAGCAGTCTCTCTTCCACGTCCTCTCGGCGTATTCGGTCTACAATCCG GAGGTGAGCTACTGCCAGGGGATGAGTCAGGTCGCCGCCCTGCTGCTGATGTTCATGAACGAGGAAGACGCCTTCTGGGCGCTGTCGCAGCTGCTAACCAATCACAAACACGCCATGCACG GGTTTTTTGTTCCCGGGTTCCCAAAGCTCCAGCGGTTCCAGGCGCACCACGATCAGATCGTCACCAAACTCCTCCCCAAGCTGAAGAAGCACCtg GACAGGGAGCAGATGTCTGCCGGGATCTACAGCACCAAGTGGTTCCTGCAGTGCTTCATCGACCGG ACGCCGTTTTCGCTGACGCTCCGCCTCTGGGACATCTTCATCCTGGAGGGCGAGAGGCTCCTCACCGCCATGTCCTACACCGTCCTGAAGGTCCACAAGA AGCGCCTGATGAAGATGCCTCTGGAGGAGCTCAGGGAGTTCCTGCAGGAGAGGATCTCCCACACCTTCCTCCACGGCGACGACGTGATCGTGGAGCAGCTGCAGGCCTCCATGATGGaactgaggaagatgaagctggACCTTCCTCCCCCAG GGAAGGAGGAGTCTCCTCATAGGCTGCTGAGTCCCATCGGACCCCTCCCGGGGGCGCCGTCCTCCGCTGGGGGGTTAACCCGCCTCCACATCAGGGCCCCCCGGCCCGGATCCCCCGACCAGAGCCCCTCTAAAGACCCCCAGGACCTGGACGAAGAGGAGCCTCCTCCGTCCCCCGACCCCGTCATCATCCACCGCCAGGCGCCGCCCACCCCAGACGGGTCACCGCTGACGGGGCCCCCGCCCTACCAGCCCCCGGGGGTCCGAGCAGTTTCACCCGTCGCCACAAGTGATTCCCCCTCAGCCGTCACCGACGACGACCAACCCACCTCCTGCACGGTCCCGAGGAGCCAGTCGGCTCCGCCCCCGGACCGCCACCAGGACCGCCCCCtggtccagaaccagaaccaagaGGGGGGTGAAACATTGCGGGAGGGGTCGACCACAGTGGAGGGGTGA
- the LOC137600251 gene encoding USP6 N-terminal-like protein isoform X2 has protein sequence MKKDVETLVAEERAAIILKYATGRQAGVEVDPWEEPDYSIYRVIDRFGFMHEDELPAPTPYEEKRKQVEVERTEKWLKMMKRWDKYRNSDRVRHTHTHTHTHTRTHTLIRRHTHTHTHTHTHTHTHTHTLIRRHTHSGSYLQMVKRVYKGLPLQLRGRAWMLMLDVDRTKDQNRGTYEMKLRARLSSSEIKQIDLDINRTFRNHIMFMDRFGVKQQSLFHVLSAYSVYNPEVSYCQGMSQVAALLLMFMNEEDAFWALSQLLTNHKHAMHGFFVPGFPKLQRFQAHHDQIVTKLLPKLKKHLDREQMSAGIYSTKWFLQCFIDRTPFSLTLRLWDIFILEGERLLTAMSYTVLKVHKKRLMKMPLEELREFLQERISHTFLHGDDVIVEQLQASMMELRKMKLDLPPPGKEESPHRLLSPIGPLPGAPSSAGGLTRLHIRAPRPGSPDQSPSKDPQDLDEEEPPPSPDPVIIHRQAPPTPDGSPLTGPPPYQPPGVRAVSPVATSDSPSAVTDDDQPTSCTVPRSQSAPPPDRHQDRPLVQNQNQEGGETLREGSTTVEG, from the exons ATGAAGAAGGACGTGGAGACTCTGGTGGCCGAGGAGCGCGCCGCCATCATCCTGAAGTACGCCACG GGCCGACAGGCCGGCGTGGAGGTCGACCCGTGGGAAGAACCCGACTACAGCATCTACCGAGTCATCGACCGCTTCGGCTTCATGCA TGAGGATGAGCTGCCGGCGCCGACGCCATACGAGGAAAAG AGGaagcaggtggaggtggagagaaCCGagaagtggctgaagatgatgaagaggtggGACAAGTACCGGAACAGCGACAgggttagacacacacacacacacacacacacacacacacgcacacacacactgatacgcagacacacacacacacacacacacacacacacacacacacacacacacacacacacactgatacgcagacacacacactctggttcTTACCTTCAGATGGTGAAGCGGGTCTACAAGGGCCTCCCCCTGCAGCTCCGGGGCCGGGCCTGGATGCTGATGCTGGACGTGGACCGGACCAAAGACCAGAACCGGGGGACGTACGAG ATGAAGCTTCGGGCCCGACTCTCCTCGTCTGAGATCAAGCAGATCGACCTGGACATCAACCGGACCTTCAGGAACCACATCATGTTCATGGACCGCTTCGGAGTCAA GCAGCAGTCTCTCTTCCACGTCCTCTCGGCGTATTCGGTCTACAATCCG GAGGTGAGCTACTGCCAGGGGATGAGTCAGGTCGCCGCCCTGCTGCTGATGTTCATGAACGAGGAAGACGCCTTCTGGGCGCTGTCGCAGCTGCTAACCAATCACAAACACGCCATGCACG GGTTTTTTGTTCCCGGGTTCCCAAAGCTCCAGCGGTTCCAGGCGCACCACGATCAGATCGTCACCAAACTCCTCCCCAAGCTGAAGAAGCACCtg GACAGGGAGCAGATGTCTGCCGGGATCTACAGCACCAAGTGGTTCCTGCAGTGCTTCATCGACCGG ACGCCGTTTTCGCTGACGCTCCGCCTCTGGGACATCTTCATCCTGGAGGGCGAGAGGCTCCTCACCGCCATGTCCTACACCGTCCTGAAGGTCCACAAGA AGCGCCTGATGAAGATGCCTCTGGAGGAGCTCAGGGAGTTCCTGCAGGAGAGGATCTCCCACACCTTCCTCCACGGCGACGACGTGATCGTGGAGCAGCTGCAGGCCTCCATGATGGaactgaggaagatgaagctggACCTTCCTCCCCCAG GGAAGGAGGAGTCTCCTCATAGGCTGCTGAGTCCCATCGGACCCCTCCCGGGGGCGCCGTCCTCCGCTGGGGGGTTAACCCGCCTCCACATCAGGGCCCCCCGGCCCGGATCCCCCGACCAGAGCCCCTCTAAAGACCCCCAGGACCTGGACGAAGAGGAGCCTCCTCCGTCCCCCGACCCCGTCATCATCCACCGCCAGGCGCCGCCCACCCCAGACGGGTCACCGCTGACGGGGCCCCCGCCCTACCAGCCCCCGGGGGTCCGAGCAGTTTCACCCGTCGCCACAAGTGATTCCCCCTCAGCCGTCACCGACGACGACCAACCCACCTCCTGCACGGTCCCGAGGAGCCAGTCGGCTCCGCCCCCGGACCGCCACCAGGACCGCCCCCtggtccagaaccagaaccaagaGGGGGGTGAAACATTGCGGGAGGGGTCGACCACAGTGGAGGGGTGA